TTTGAGCCAGAGTCGGTGGTACTGTATGAGGATAAAGTTGGTGATGAATGGTTGCATACAGAACTTGCCACTCATGAGGTGCTAAAACCTGTTCACAACTAGCATCAGGCTGACAACGAGCTAAGTAAGTCAGCCACAGCAAACGCCAAGCAACGATGCTGTAGGTAGCCAAAGCCATCTCTATTCTGTGCGCCGTTTCCAGTTGTAACTTCTTGATGCCACAACCACTTTTTAAGACATAATGATAACGTTCAATTAACCAGCGATAACTGTACCATCGTACATACTGCAAAACATCTTCCAGACTGCTAATTTCTAAGGTGGTCAGCAGTAACCAACAAATCGGCTCAATCTCTGTGCTGGGTCTACTTCTGTGACCAAAATTGCCTGTAATGTCACCTCTGTCGGCAATCGTTACTACTTGTACCGATTCTGGGATGATTGACTCTGTTAATTTCAAGGCATCAAGCCATCTAATACTTTCTTTTTGTGCGGTTGATTTTTGTTTCCTGTGTTGCGTCTTTCCTA
This region of Nostoc sp. UHCC 0302 genomic DNA includes:
- a CDS encoding IS4 family transposase; its protein translation is MWSRKEEELGKTQHRKQKSTAQKESIRWLDALKLTESIIPESVQVVTIADRGDITGNFGHRSRPSTEIEPICWLLLTTLEISSLEDVLQYVRWYSYRWLIERYHYVLKSGCGIKKLQLETAHRIEMALATYSIVAWRLLWLTYLARCQPDASCEQVLAPHEWQVLYATIHHQLYPHTVPPTLAQIVDWIARLGGFLAYLPRGATALGGFPDL